A region of Salmo salar chromosome ssa17, Ssal_v3.1, whole genome shotgun sequence DNA encodes the following proteins:
- the LOC106576161 gene encoding uncharacterized protein isoform X6, with translation MDNACENARAREWSYGDGYSRHSMAQWGSAPPAGERQYLTEQERERQWLNHAKEAAIRAHYNSHRQNSPMDFRGHGAQETQPPPLYHQDNHRMAPSQNQRDWSNLYGPLRGQATPNVTLHHSGEITETWAKHEPHFPSYEFLPPLIIERGHEDITHHHKADRDYMVGRIGNHYNLHYLESKWQMLDPTHSNGHARGHFNEHSRGHSNSYSWVHSTECSKGSSRGGSSGRSRGGSSARSRGGSSARSRGDSSGRSKGGSSGRSRGGSSGCSRGGSSGSSRVHSSRSPRLDFQAKHVNPFQTTTNSSPDIQNANITPTVTTSGRTTGPARDSTSLVQTFTTTAQQCVFMDFPSTGGTESGVVDLKAAQVTNADTHGILGPSVPSQAITQQTDHLPGNAALVSHTQTSTTPEQQHAPSPSLTETPQEKPPHKHKISLKEIQHWPQSVLRSKNGPVNGNNSTQDPSQSQQSSTEKMDVLQAGKTQLHLNTKDYQARPPERFSAEDSTIRLEIKSTPRYMTLAAVATAPPPPVAIVPPMGPQQSPEPMETENAGNELPFKILEAWSINEQQAENLWERAKDDASSLSVLNETVQVESLMEYDKPIDASATCSMASTGEDNEVLQVITQMDKRSPSPFVHTNTQATDIVCIGGAQTIVEGSTIGAYERTLDLSTIAEVQFKLCALQRLVTYLESATTVTEAKDGCLEAILELYWGGDNSNLVEALKEKTDKKIMQDVSAWAAEDEKAVVFFAVSGISLGEVVKKFPNPAHVDTSSQVGYRSSWLNVNEKLNDIDKYSGRAWSLWFIPDKAEESSKVVGGVQMDDNFHSKMETVELPAQQPVVEEATDSDLPINPHLTMVADPPTNADSETETLSPMILTVLTPEDAVKLLYETEAPDADLKTVTDLTTDSDTEPLYPMNLTILTSEDAMRLFCQIENGSDLQLASPEPCSENKDKTQTKQLENIESGSLDKSCYCPCIIETDNGFEMGLCSSCQREKGLQQGTRCITIAHCFTMSDTNDQETEVPKDSGGKATVDNQCRDKKQIHSTEEEGDDNQSSDNKTQGEMQQCTGVIPIIDFFFWSDASEDSDQETEESYNEQHAQIEAHASSVKMTEPETDTKAPCESAQERTTQSKVSHGSENRERWQDCRTSTLPLPKVENPSKVRANIIEDNWCSPIEDCGSPVEKYDNVADFVTQYKTCKSKKKVQHKMKKEKTLHPTSSDRQKHKKSHGKAERGRSPSQTAKCSGLKATVDNQCRDMMPHASHKRRHSTESDENRCKDKKRGSSTAKEREGCQSMDKKPPKSRHSTEKEREDNQSRDKTSQKRRNSTETEGRNSDSKELQCQLVDRERGSGNSLLCPGVKTLHVQGSSTTTVPLKLSINIPKKPSINTSPSKHTEVPRMPKTKAQNKISKHRSPAKSVSPVVNGRQRNGIKHKQKIQRQKVRLKKLSLPKNLVRKGSPPSQKREEDSPQSRTREEGSPPSQRREEGSPPRQKRVADRGEPGGLGIMVSKNPDSSKKLKRKAESDLTSQQMSTNIPKVLKKNEKGRLSKSECENDSLPPKPKLPRIPKLPRTPEVSKDWRERENRKETSPSASPESQTLNKPAKVAHKPKPFIKPSSPNGYSPGSHACPNPAMLSPQHGNRHFGAKVSARQQVFSDWESSFVPTRRQSGCPPKEVEGPQASPRSSSETRIIRSILKRADAPPKPKRNISFPLNPRNVHYFKPCEYENDVMFNRSYTDPEDAQHSDDEEEDVPVNCQNTKEQPPVMEEKRQDIGELKPGPSGLCEKRFKWKWEMQEPAAILMKKSIVQAKHWTKSLHRDPPKEFRHSAKKTGVGYKWSEKQKRPNEIEGVFFFFGLYMAVGNQLSSITTTDQRVDISSSFNHPGGYMLLKSNEEMGEAGLAAR, from the exons ATGGATAACGCCTGTGAAAATGCTAGAGCAAGAGAATGGAGCTATGGTGATGGATACAGCCGCCATAGTATGGCTCAGTGGGGAAGTGCTCCCCCTGCTGGTGAAAGACAGTACCTCACCGAACAGGAAAGGGAACGCCAGTGGCTGAACCATGCGAAAGAAGCTGCCATACGGGCCCACTACAACTCCCATAGACAAAACTCTCCAATGGACTTCCGTGGACATGGGGCACAAGAGACCCAGCCGCCGCCTCTGTATCATCAGGACAATCACAGAATGGCTCCGAGTCAGAACCAAAGGGATTGGTCAAATCTCTATGGACCCTTGAGAGGCCAGGCAACCCCTAATGTAACCTTACACCACAGTGGAGAGATAACAGAAACATGGGCTAAGCATGAACCCCACTTCCCCAGCTATGAGTTTTTGCCCCCACTCATTATCGAAAGAGGGCATGAGGATATAACCCATCACCATAAAGCTGACCGGGATTATATGGTTGGTCGGATAGGGAATCATTACAATCTCCATTACTTGGAAAGCAAATGGCAGATGTTAGATCCCACCCATTCCAATGGACATGCTAGAGGACATTTTAATGAACATTCAAGGGGACATTCTAATTCCTATTCCTGGGTTCATTCTACCGAATGCTCAAAGGGAAGTTCTAGGGGTGGGTCTAGTGGACGTTCTAGGGGTGGCTCTAGTGCACGTTCTAGGGGTGGCTCTAGTGCACGTTCTAGAGGTGACTCTAGTGGACGTTCTAAGGGTGGCTCTAGTGGACGTTCTAGGGGTGGCTCTAGTGGATGTTCTAGGGGTGGCTCTAGTGGAAGTTCTAGGGTCCATTCCAGCAGGTCTCCCAGGCTGGACTTCCAGGCTAAGCATGTCAACCCTTTTCAAACTACGACCAACAGTTCTCCAGACATTCAGAACGCAAACATCACTCCAACTGTTACAACATCAGGACGTACAACAGGTCCTGCGAGAGATTCTACATCACTTGTGCAGACCTTTACTACGACTGCACAGCAGTGTGTTTTTATGGATTTCCCTTCCACGGGAGGTACAGAATCTGGTGTTGTTGACCTAAAAGCAGCCCAGGTAACAAATGCAGACACCCATGGTATACTAGGACCTAGTGTTCCTTCCCAAGCCATAACTCAACAAACAGATCATCTTCCTGGCAATGCTGCTCTGGTTTCTCACACACAGACCTCTACCACCCCTGAACAGCAACatgctccctctccttctctcactgaGACACCTCAGGAAAAACCTCCTCATAAACATAAGATCTCACTCAAGGAAATACAGCACTGGCCCCAGAGTGTTTTAAGATCTAAAAATGGACCTGTAAATGGGAATAACTCAACACAAGACCCCTCTCAGTCCCAACAATCCAGCACAGAGAAGATGGACGTTTTACAAGCAGGCAAAACACAACTACATCTAAACACCAAAGACTACCAGGCGAGGCCCCCTGAGAGGTTTAGTGCTGAGGACTCCACTATACGGCTGGAGATTAAGTCCACCCCCAGGTACATGACCCTGGCGGCAGTTGCCACCGCTCCTCCGCCCCCCGTGGCTATTGTCCCTCCAATGGGTCCACAGCAGTCCCCAGAGCCCATGGAGACAGAGAATGCAGGCAATGAGCTGCCATTTAAGATTTTAGAGGCCTGGTCCATCAACGAACAACAGGCAGAAAACCTGTGGGAAAGAGCTAAAGATGATGcaagttctctctctgtcctaaaTGAGACGGTTCAAGTTGAGAGTCTTATGGAGTATGACAAGCCTATAGATGCATCTGCAACATGTTCAATGGCATCTACAGGAGAGGACAATGAGGTCCTTCAGGTCATCACACAGATGGACAAGAGATCACCTTCACCATTTGTCCACACCAACACTCAGGCAACTGATATTGTATGCATCGGTGGTGCCCAGACAATCGTGGAAGGTAGCACTATTGGCGCTTATGAGAGAACTCTTGATTTGTCCACAATTGCTGAAGTTCAGTTCAAGTTATGTGCGCTGCAGAGACTGGTTACTTACCTGGAGAGTGCGACAACAGTCACAGAGGCAAAGGATGGTTGTCTAGAGGCAATATTGGAGTTGTATTGGGGCGGGGATAACTCTAACCTGGTAGAAGCTTTAAAAGAGAAAACGGATAAGAAAATCATGCAGGATGTGTCTGCCTGGGCCGCAGAGGATGAGAAGGCAGTGGTTTTCTTTGCAGTCAGTGGTATATCACTGGGGGAAGTGGTCAAGAAGTTTCCCAATCCAGCACATGTTGACACCTCCTCCCAAGTGGGTTACAGGTCATCATGGTTAAATGTCAACGAGAAGCTGAATGACATTGACAAATATTCTGGAAGAGCTTGGTCTCTATGGTTCATACCAGATAAAGCAGAGGAGAGTTCCAAAGTGGTTGGGGGTGTCCAGATGGATGACAACTTCCACAGCAAGATGGAGACTGTGGAATTGCCTGCACAACAACCTGTTGTAGAAGAAGCAACAGACTCAGATCTCCCAATAAACCCACACCTCACGATGGTCGCAGACCCCCCAACAAACGCAGACTCCGAGACGGAAACCCTTTCCCCAATGATTTTGACCGTCCTCACACCAGAGGATGCTGTGAAACTGCTTTATGAAACAGAGGCACCAGATGCAGACCTCAAAACGGTCACAGACCTCACAACAGACTCGGACACAGAACCCCTTTACCCAATGAATTTGACCATCCTGACATCTGAGGATGCCATGAGACTGTTTTGCCAGATCGAGAATGGCTCTGACCTCCAACTCGCGTCCCCTGAACCATGCTCTGAAAACAAAGATAAGACACAGACAAAGCAACTAGAGAATATAGAAAGTGGCAGCTTAGATAAGTCCTGCTACTGTCCTTGTATTATTGAAACTGACAATGGGTTTGAAATGGGCCTATGCTCCagttgtcagagagagaaaggattgcAGCAAGGTACAAGATGCATAACAATCGCTCACTGCTTTACCATGTCAGATACAAATGATCAGGAGACAGAGGTCCCTAAGGACTCTGGGGGGAAGGCGACTGTTGACAATCAATGCAGGGACAAGAAGCAGATACATTCAACTGAAGAAGAGGGTGATGACAATCAATCCAGTGACAATAAGACACAGGGTGAAATGCAGCAATGTACAGGCGTCATACCGATCATTGACTTTTTTTTCTGGTCAGATGCAAGTGAGGATTCAgatcaggagacagaggagagctaTAATGAACAACATGCTCAAATTGAGGCTCATGCCTCTAGTGTTAAAATGACAGAGCCTGAAACAGATACCAAAGCACCATGTGAGTCAGCCCAAGAACGTACGACCCAAAGCAAAGTCAGTCATGGTTCTGAGAATAGGGAAAGATGGCAAGACTGTAGGACGAGTACATTACCACTTCCCAAGGTTGAAAACCCCTCTAAGGTAAGAGCTAACATCATAGAAGACAACTGGTGTTCACCTATAGAGGACTGTGGTTCACCTGTAGAAAAGTATGACAACGTTGCTGACTTTGTCACCCAATACAAAACCTGCAAGTCAAAGAAAAAAGTACAACACAAAATGAAAAAGGAGAAGACCCTCCATCCAACGTCATCTGACAGGCAAAAGCACAAGAAAAGCCATGGGAAAGCAGAGAGGGGAAGGTCACCATCCCAAACCGCTAAGTGCTCTGGGTTGAAGGCAACTGTGGATAATCAATGCAGGGACATGATGCCACATGCCTCACACAAGAGGAGACATTCAACTGAGAGTGATGAAAATCGATGTAAAGACAAGAAGAGGGGATCATCAACTGCGAAAGAGCGTGAGGGCTGTCAATCCATGGACAAGAAGCCACCGAAGAGTAGACATtccactgagaaagagagagaggacaatcaaAGTAGGGACAAGACGTCACAGAAGAGGAGAAATTCAACTGAAACTGAAGGCAGGAACTCTGACTCCAAAGAGTTACAGTGTCAgttggtggacagagagaggggcagtGGAAACTCACTCCTGTGCCCTGGGGTGAAAACCCTCCATGTGCAGGGATCCTCAACTACCACCGTTCCTCTCAAACTCTCCATAAACATCCCCAAAAAGCCTTCCATAAACACCTCACCCTCAAAACATACTGAAGTCCCCAGAATGCCAAAGACTAAAGCCCAGAACAAAATTAGCAAACACCGCTCCCCTGCAAAGTCAGTGTCTCCTGTTGTCAATGGGAGGCAGaggaacggcatcaaacacaaGCAAAAAATTCAACGCCAAAAAGTCCGATTGAAAAAGCTATCTTTACCAAAAAATCTTGTCAGGAAAGGTTCTCCACCAAgccagaagagagaggaagattcTCCACAAAGCCGAACGAGAGAGGAAGGTTCCCCACCaagccagaggagagaggaaggttcTCCACCAAGGCAGAAGAGGGTGGCGGATAGAGGAGAGCCTGGGGGTTTAGGGATAATGGTCTCTAAGAATCCTGACTCATCCAAGAAACTAAAACGTAAGGCAGAGAGTGACTTGACATCCCAACAGATGTCGACAAATATTCCGAAGGTGTTGAAAAAGAATGAGAAAGGAAGGTTGTCAAAAAGTGAGTGTGAGAACGACTCACTGCCCCCCAAGCCAAAGCTGCCAAGGATTCCGAAGCTTCCGAGGACTCCAGAGGTTTCAAAGGACtggcgtgagagagagaacaggaaagagACATCTCCCAGTGCTTCACCTGAATCACAAACGCTGAACAAACCTGCAAAAGTGGCACACAAACCCAAACCTTTTATCAAGCCTTCCAGTCCCAATGGTTATAGCCCAGGTAGTCATGCTTGCCCTAATCCGGCCATGCTATCACCGCAACATGGCAACCGACATTTTGGGGCAAAAGTCTCTGCGAGGCAGCAGGTGTTCTCAGATTGGGAGAGCAGCTTTGTCCCAACTCGCAGGCAATCAGGGTGTCCTCCAAAGGAAGTGGAAGGTCCACAGGCCAGTCCCAGGTCCAGCTCGGAGACCAGGATCATCCGATCTATTCTAAAACGCGCCGATGCTCCGCCGAAACCCAAGCGGAACATCAGCTTTCCTTTGAATCCGAGAAACGTGCACTACTTCAAGCCTTGTGAATATGAAAATGACGTCATGTTCAACAGGTCTTACACAGATCCGGAAGATGCACAGCATTCTGATGATGAAGAGGAAGATGTTCCTGTGAACTGCCAGAACACGAAGGAACAGCCCCCCGTTATGGAAGAGAAGCGACAAGATATAGGGGAGCTGAAGCCTGGACCAAGTGGTTTATGTGAAAAGCGCTTCAAATGGAAGTGGGAAATGCAGGAGCCTGCTGCCATTTTGATGAAGAAGAGCATTGTTCAGGCAAAGCATTGGACGAAGTCTCTCCATCGTGATCCTCCAAAAGAATTCAGACACTCAG CAAAAAAAACTGGAGTTGGTTACAAGTGGTCAGAGAAGCAGAAGAGGCCAAATGAAATTGAAG gcgtctttttcttctttggactttatatggcggttggcaaccaactttccAGCATTACTACAACCGACCAGAGGGTGGATataagttcatctttcaatcacccaggtgggtatatgctcctaaaatccaatgaggagatgggagaggctggaCTTGCAGCGCGTTGA